The Pan paniscus chromosome 3, NHGRI_mPanPan1-v2.0_pri, whole genome shotgun sequence genome includes a window with the following:
- the LOC117978786 gene encoding ferritin heavy chain-like, with protein MIRPPRSPKVLDYRREPPRLALDSGFLKEMYFKSELVIYCTGKKTSLKKIRDVLRRESSGFPASTVLGRNPALVPHPGRPPTASPPSPLHRTLGLPQSPRRRSSAAQPAPRSHRRHRRRRRRRRLSLVAAMTTVSTSQVRQNYHQDSEAAINRQINLELYASYVYLSMSYYFDRDDVALKNFAKYFLHQSHEEREHAEKLMKLQNQRGGRIFLQDMKKPDCDDWESGLNAMECALHLEKNVNQSLLELHKLATDKNDPHLCDFIETHYLNEQVKAIKELGDHVTNLRKMGAPESGLAEYLFDKHTLGDSDNES; from the coding sequence atgatccgccctcctaggtctcccaaagtcttggattacaggcgtgagccaccgcgcctggccctagaTTCTGGTTTCTTAAAGGAAATGTATTTCAAGTCAGAGCTTGTCATTTATTGCACAGgaaaaaaaacttcattaaaaaaaatcagagacgtTCTTCGCCGAGAGTCGTCGGGGTTTCCTGCTTCAACAGTGCTTGGACGGAACCCGGCGCTCGTCCCCCACCCCGGCCGGCCGCCCACAGCCAGCCCTCCGTCACCTCTTCACCGCACCCTCGGACTGCCCCAAAGCCCCCGCCGCCGCTCCAGCGCCGCGCAGCCAGCGCCGCGCAGccaccgccgccaccgccgccgccgccgccgccgccgcctctccTTAGTCGCCGCCATGACGACCGTGTCCACCTCGCAGGTGCGCCAGAACTACCACCAGGACTCAGAGGCCGCCATCAACCGCCAGATCAACCTGGAGCTCTACGCCTCCTACGTTTACCTGTCCATGTCTTACTACTTTGACCGCGATGATGTGGCTTTGAAGAACTTTGCCAAATACTTTCTTCACCAATCTCATGAGGAGAGAGAACATGCTGAGAAACTGATGAAGCTGCAGAACCAACGAGGTGGCCGAATCTTCCTTCAGGATATGAAGAAACCAGACTGTGATGACTGGGAGAGCGGGCTGAATGCGATGGAGTGTGcattacatttggaaaaaaatgtgaatcAGTCACTACTGGAACTGCACAAACTGGCCACTGACAAAAATGACCCCCATTTGTGTGACTTCATTGAGACACATTACCTGAATGAGCAGGTGAAAGCCATCAAAGAATTGGGTGACCACGTGACCAACTTGCGCAAGATGGGAGCGCCCGAATCTGGCTTGGCAGAATATCTCTTTGACAAGCACACCCTGGGAGACAGTGATAATGAAAGCTAA